A region of Gemmatimonadota bacterium DNA encodes the following proteins:
- a CDS encoding efflux RND transporter permease subunit — translation MNREDGSAREQRGPIAYMAGNSIAANLLMWAIIAAGLVSLTGLDREAWPTTPFYHIEVSMAYPGATPEEIEESIVVKIEDQVSGVDDVKAVKSVSAPGMASVRIQMDFGTDMVQALNDIESAVNRIQSFPAGADRPSFREMTNRMSMMRLIVYGDVPERSLKELAYQIEDELTTLPSVSQVEVSGIRKYEISIEVPLHRLRALGLTLTDIANTIRRSSLDLSAGSINTRESQVRVRTLGQNYDQQDFEEILLLSGRDGTVLRLGDIAEVRDGFQEADLIIRHQNHPGVFVEIYRADGEQVMDVATTVRQHLANEVIPSLPDGVGVTMWNDESQVYEERADLLLKNGILGLLLVLIALSLFLEIRLALWVAVGLAVSGIGALAIMMAFDVAINTISLFSFVLAIGIIVDDAIVVAEYIHYERKRGTPGVTAAIRGVRRIKVPLTFAVLTSVVAFVPLLFIPGGVGEVWRALPIIMIAMLLVSLVESLFVLPNHLSHLHGPEWVPANAFDRFFARLQGRVDALLNRFVQGPLDRALQFATDQPAVTMSGAVGMLVLSISLLPAGIVPTTLAADVEGDIATVVLEMPDGATAPRTYEVAQELEAAGHRVIERLSRGRPGDAPPLLTGVTVTVGQGSRLGGGLNPEPTLNPQANIATIEFKLLGAQQREISTGEVVQAWREEVGVLPYVRGITFSGEVFDLGNPVEAVLSHPDPERLARIADSVVDGLRGVGGVYDIRSDHSPGIPEVQLELRPEARTLGITLHDLAGQARAAFFGTEAVRVQRDREEVRVYVRLPSGERKSITDVEGYLLRTPSGAEVPVISVASLHSGMSPPAIRRKDGQRVVTVTADVDASVISGDEANDILANSILANLTALHPDLTYSFGGEQQQQLESLDALYRGFAIAMLLIFALLAIPLRSYTKPFIIMAVIPFGFIGVILGHWVLGVALSAVSFMGIFGLSGVVVNDSLVMIDFINQELEEGMPAQTAIIEGAKGRFRPIMLTSVTTFLGFTPLILERAIQAQFLIPFAASLGFGILITTAILMMIVPALYTIHLRLISLRSNTR, via the coding sequence ATGAATCGGGAAGATGGTTCCGCACGGGAACAGCGTGGTCCCATAGCTTATATGGCTGGTAACAGTATAGCCGCCAATCTATTGATGTGGGCTATTATCGCCGCCGGGCTGGTGTCGCTGACCGGACTCGACCGGGAAGCGTGGCCGACCACCCCTTTCTACCATATCGAAGTGTCGATGGCCTATCCCGGCGCCACACCGGAGGAGATCGAGGAGTCGATCGTCGTCAAGATCGAAGACCAGGTCAGCGGGGTGGATGACGTGAAGGCGGTCAAGTCCGTATCGGCCCCGGGTATGGCATCCGTACGGATTCAAATGGATTTCGGTACGGACATGGTCCAGGCGCTGAACGATATCGAGTCTGCGGTCAATCGCATACAGTCTTTCCCGGCCGGTGCCGATCGTCCCAGTTTCAGGGAGATGACCAACCGCATGAGCATGATGCGGCTCATTGTATATGGCGATGTACCTGAGCGCTCGCTGAAAGAATTGGCGTACCAGATCGAAGATGAACTCACAACACTTCCCTCCGTGTCCCAGGTCGAAGTCAGTGGTATTCGGAAATACGAGATCTCTATCGAGGTACCGCTTCATCGGCTAAGAGCACTCGGACTCACACTCACCGACATAGCCAACACCATTCGTCGCAGTTCCCTGGACTTATCTGCCGGCAGTATCAATACCCGGGAATCCCAGGTGCGGGTCCGCACCCTCGGCCAGAACTACGACCAACAGGACTTCGAGGAGATCCTCCTTCTCAGCGGTCGTGACGGCACGGTCCTGCGCCTTGGAGATATCGCCGAGGTTCGCGACGGTTTTCAGGAAGCCGACCTGATCATCCGGCACCAGAACCATCCCGGGGTATTCGTGGAGATCTACCGCGCCGATGGTGAGCAAGTGATGGATGTCGCCACGACCGTCCGACAGCACCTGGCAAACGAAGTGATCCCTTCCCTGCCGGACGGTGTGGGCGTCACCATGTGGAATGACGAATCCCAGGTCTATGAGGAACGCGCCGATCTTCTCCTCAAGAACGGGATCCTGGGCCTGTTGCTGGTGCTGATCGCACTCAGCCTGTTTCTCGAAATCCGGCTCGCGCTTTGGGTCGCCGTGGGCCTCGCCGTTTCGGGAATCGGGGCCCTCGCCATCATGATGGCATTCGACGTGGCGATCAACACCATCAGCCTGTTCTCCTTTGTCCTCGCCATAGGAATCATCGTCGACGATGCCATCGTCGTAGCCGAGTACATCCACTACGAACGCAAGCGGGGAACACCCGGGGTCACGGCCGCGATCCGCGGCGTACGGCGGATCAAGGTGCCGTTGACGTTCGCAGTTCTGACGTCGGTGGTGGCCTTCGTCCCGTTGCTGTTCATTCCCGGCGGCGTCGGTGAGGTGTGGCGGGCCCTGCCGATCATCATGATCGCCATGCTGCTGGTTTCCCTGGTCGAATCGCTGTTCGTGCTGCCCAACCACCTGTCCCACCTGCACGGCCCGGAGTGGGTGCCGGCCAATGCCTTCGACCGGTTCTTCGCGCGGCTCCAGGGGCGCGTTGACGCGCTGCTGAACAGGTTCGTCCAAGGCCCGCTGGATCGGGCCCTGCAGTTCGCCACCGACCAGCCCGCGGTGACGATGTCGGGGGCTGTGGGAATGCTCGTGCTGAGCATCTCCCTGTTGCCCGCGGGGATCGTTCCTACCACGCTGGCCGCTGACGTGGAGGGGGATATCGCGACGGTCGTCCTGGAGATGCCCGATGGGGCGACCGCTCCGAGGACGTACGAAGTGGCGCAGGAACTGGAGGCCGCAGGCCACCGGGTCATCGAACGACTCTCGCGCGGCCGGCCCGGGGATGCGCCACCGCTGCTGACCGGCGTAACGGTGACCGTCGGACAGGGCTCGAGACTCGGGGGCGGACTCAATCCGGAGCCGACCCTCAATCCGCAAGCCAACATCGCCACCATTGAGTTCAAACTCCTGGGCGCCCAACAGAGAGAAATCTCCACCGGAGAGGTCGTGCAGGCATGGCGGGAGGAGGTGGGTGTGCTGCCCTACGTACGCGGCATCACCTTCAGCGGCGAGGTCTTTGACTTGGGCAACCCGGTGGAGGCCGTGTTGTCGCATCCGGACCCGGAGCGCCTTGCCCGGATTGCAGACTCCGTGGTCGATGGTCTCCGTGGAGTGGGAGGCGTCTATGACATACGTTCGGACCACTCCCCGGGCATCCCGGAGGTTCAACTGGAGCTGCGGCCGGAAGCGCGAACCCTCGGTATCACACTCCACGACCTGGCCGGGCAGGCACGGGCGGCGTTCTTCGGCACAGAGGCCGTTCGGGTGCAGCGCGACCGGGAAGAGGTCCGGGTCTATGTGCGCCTGCCCTCCGGTGAACGAAAATCCATCACCGATGTCGAGGGGTACCTGCTCCGTACTCCGAGTGGTGCCGAGGTCCCGGTTATCAGTGTGGCCTCGCTGCACTCGGGCATGTCGCCGCCAGCCATTCGACGGAAGGACGGCCAGCGCGTCGTCACGGTCACTGCGGACGTGGATGCTTCGGTGATTTCAGGCGACGAAGCCAACGACATCCTGGCCAATTCGATCCTCGCGAATCTGACCGCCCTGCACCCGGACCTGACATACAGCTTCGGAGGGGAACAACAACAGCAGCTCGAATCCCTGGATGCGCTGTATCGCGGATTTGCGATTGCCATGCTCCTGATCTTCGCGCTGCTCGCCATCCCCCTCCGATCCTATACAAAGCCGTTCATCATCATGGCCGTCATCCCCTTCGGGTTCATCGGAGTGATCCTGGGTCACTGGGTCCTGGGAGTAGCCCTGAGTGCCGTATCTTTCATGGGTATCTTCGGCCTGAGTGGGGTGGTCGTGAACGATTCCCTGGTCATGATCGATTTCATCAATCAGGAACTCGAGGAAGGCATGCCGGCGCAAACTGCAATCATAGAGGGCGCAAAAGGGCGATTTCGCCCAATTATGCTCACTTCCGTGACTACGTTCCTCGGCTTCACTCCCCTTATTCTGGAACGTGCCATCCAAGCCCAGTTCCTGATCCCCTTTGCCGCGTCTCTCGGTTTCGGCATTCTCATTACCACTGCCATACTTATGATGATCGTTCCCGCACTTTACACCATCCATCTGCGTCTGATTTCTCTGCGCAGTAATACGAGATAG
- a CDS encoding efflux RND transporter periplasmic adaptor subunit, with product MNRGKSLLLASAILLISTIVAYLMVWLRPEPEIRPLTSRAPFAVTASAVVGTGAIPVYGAGTVRPVAKIDVAAEINGKVVWVDPAFQSGGRVRKGQILFRIDDADYRNRVQQARANVAAQHVALLRANEEAQIARAEYAQFRRDQTDIAKANPLALWEPQLEAARASVARDSAVLADAELALARTKVRAPFRGVVQTESIDVGQFVVAGQSVGRLYATDAVEVVVPLSDANAALIPGLWRLEAGDGDRQVKARVIAEYGDGSYAWEGYVDRAEASLDEQTRTINVIVRVPNPFTSGTPVEGAGADPGPPLLVGKFAEVRIEGIIPDQYFILRRSALRPGNEVWAVRDDTLLTIVPVRVLQRSDDKVFVTGTLKASQAVVIGGIQIATEGMVVRIGGAP from the coding sequence ATGAACCGAGGAAAAAGCTTACTCCTGGCCAGTGCCATCCTTCTCATATCCACGATTGTTGCCTACCTTATGGTCTGGCTGAGACCCGAGCCAGAAATCCGACCTCTTACTTCCCGGGCACCATTCGCAGTCACGGCTTCCGCGGTGGTCGGCACCGGTGCAATTCCCGTGTACGGGGCCGGGACGGTTCGACCTGTTGCAAAGATAGATGTCGCTGCCGAAATCAATGGTAAGGTTGTTTGGGTAGATCCGGCCTTTCAGAGTGGCGGACGAGTCCGAAAAGGGCAGATACTCTTCCGCATTGATGACGCCGACTACCGCAACAGAGTTCAGCAAGCCCGCGCCAACGTGGCCGCGCAGCATGTCGCACTCCTCCGGGCGAATGAAGAAGCCCAGATCGCACGCGCTGAGTACGCGCAGTTCAGACGTGACCAAACGGATATAGCCAAAGCCAATCCCCTTGCGCTGTGGGAGCCTCAACTCGAGGCAGCCCGCGCCTCGGTGGCCAGAGATAGTGCTGTGCTCGCCGATGCCGAGTTGGCTTTGGCACGCACAAAAGTCCGCGCGCCTTTCAGAGGCGTCGTGCAGACAGAATCGATAGATGTGGGGCAGTTCGTGGTAGCCGGTCAGAGCGTGGGGCGACTTTACGCGACCGACGCAGTAGAGGTGGTAGTTCCCCTCTCCGATGCCAATGCGGCCCTTATTCCCGGCCTTTGGAGGCTGGAAGCGGGCGACGGAGATAGGCAGGTCAAGGCTCGTGTCATAGCTGAATACGGCGACGGGAGCTATGCCTGGGAGGGCTATGTAGATCGAGCAGAGGCATCCCTGGACGAACAGACGCGCACCATCAACGTCATCGTACGCGTCCCGAATCCTTTTACAAGCGGCACCCCAGTCGAAGGGGCAGGCGCAGATCCTGGCCCGCCCCTTCTCGTGGGCAAATTCGCAGAAGTGCGAATTGAGGGAATCATCCCAGACCAGTACTTCATCCTGCGGCGATCAGCACTCAGACCGGGCAACGAGGTCTGGGCAGTGCGCGATGACACACTATTGACCATCGTCCCGGTGCGCGTCCTTCAGCGTTCCGATGATAAGGTGTTCGTAACCGGCACGCTGAAAGCCAGCCAGGCGGTCGTCATAGGCGGGATTCAGATCGCTACTGAAGGCATGGTGGTGCGGATCGGAGGTGCCCCATGA
- a CDS encoding cytochrome P450: MANTTEGLTTQSLSLTEELILMLLNEETGYFHQVPGWHLNCAVVGAVLAELSLRSRIDTDMESLLLVDETETGRPALDSILKEIAAESVQRNAQYWIERLAPRAESIIDSVLDRLVDLKILEYHDGEFWTLAPTVWRGELSSKSEEGTAGQFIKTRISRVIFTDEIPDPRDVIIICLVNTCDVFRFIFQLDDEAEERIEFICKMDLIGRSLASAVSQNLAGPALRRPALARKIPTVSLPKLLLNPHSRDGNLNALFGNLAEEYGPVFQIRPPFSKPMIFLAGLETNRWVHKRGRMYLRARDYFSDFEKVYGASGVLPALDGADHFRLRKSLSPAYSAARLGGQLDQLYNRGRKYMASLTVGDSYRATSMCREMVNAQLSPLFIGVDTQDLMDDLMAYKERALSVHVAKLLPRFTLNTPGMRRRAKVLDTLMQRVQDIHTPAQRADSPRDLVDDYLSLHASDPQFLPESNLLFSFSAALIASVYLGDTFSLVVYAMASQPDLYARIQAEADALFAKGDPEREDFTPANIDVTHRFLMECMRMYPIVSMSIRNVMNTCVVEDYELPMGERIHIAMTATHYMSEVFPDPYKFDIDRYLPSRHEHRSPGYAPYGLGTHKCLGTRWMELHLAANLLMLAHYFTIEVSPAKYKHKLRFSPFPSLKPSKKLKFRISQQRRELFT; the protein is encoded by the coding sequence ATGGCTAATACTACCGAGGGTTTGACGACCCAATCGCTAAGTCTCACCGAAGAGCTCATCCTGATGCTCCTCAACGAGGAGACTGGCTACTTTCACCAGGTCCCCGGCTGGCATTTGAACTGCGCCGTGGTCGGTGCCGTGCTCGCGGAGCTTTCACTCAGATCGCGCATCGACACGGACATGGAATCCCTGTTACTCGTGGACGAGACAGAAACGGGGAGACCTGCTCTAGACTCCATTCTGAAAGAAATCGCAGCCGAATCTGTTCAACGGAACGCCCAGTACTGGATCGAACGGCTCGCTCCCCGTGCGGAATCGATCATTGATTCGGTTCTGGACCGCCTGGTTGACCTGAAGATCCTGGAATATCACGACGGTGAATTCTGGACACTGGCTCCTACCGTCTGGCGTGGAGAACTGTCCAGCAAGTCGGAAGAGGGCACTGCAGGCCAGTTCATAAAAACGCGGATCAGCAGGGTCATCTTCACCGACGAGATTCCCGATCCGAGAGATGTCATCATTATCTGCCTCGTCAATACCTGCGACGTCTTTCGTTTCATATTCCAGCTCGACGACGAGGCGGAGGAGCGCATCGAGTTCATCTGCAAGATGGACCTGATCGGCCGCTCCCTCGCCTCTGCGGTCTCTCAGAACCTCGCCGGCCCAGCCCTTCGACGTCCTGCCCTTGCCAGGAAGATTCCGACGGTTTCGCTGCCCAAGCTGCTGCTGAACCCGCATAGTCGAGACGGCAACCTGAACGCGCTCTTCGGGAACCTTGCGGAGGAGTACGGTCCGGTGTTCCAGATCCGCCCTCCCTTCTCGAAGCCCATGATCTTCCTGGCCGGACTCGAGACAAACCGCTGGGTGCACAAGCGCGGGCGCATGTACCTGAGAGCCAGGGACTACTTCAGCGACTTCGAGAAGGTCTACGGCGCGTCCGGCGTCCTGCCCGCCCTAGACGGAGCCGATCACTTCCGGCTTCGCAAGTCCCTATCGCCCGCCTATTCTGCCGCGAGGCTGGGAGGACAGCTGGACCAGCTCTACAATCGGGGGCGCAAGTACATGGCGAGCTTGACGGTTGGGGACTCATACCGCGCCACGTCCATGTGCCGGGAGATGGTGAACGCCCAGCTCTCCCCACTATTCATCGGCGTCGATACCCAGGACCTCATGGACGACCTGATGGCGTACAAGGAACGGGCCCTCAGCGTGCACGTCGCCAAGCTCCTGCCCAGATTCACGCTGAACACCCCGGGCATGAGACGCCGGGCGAAAGTCTTGGACACACTGATGCAGCGGGTCCAGGACATCCATACCCCCGCCCAAAGGGCGGACAGCCCACGGGACCTGGTGGACGATTACCTCAGCCTGCACGCGAGCGACCCGCAGTTTCTCCCGGAGTCCAACCTGCTGTTCTCCTTTTCCGCGGCCTTGATTGCCAGCGTGTACCTCGGCGATACGTTTAGCCTCGTAGTCTACGCCATGGCGTCGCAGCCCGACCTCTACGCCAGAATCCAGGCCGAAGCAGATGCCCTGTTCGCCAAGGGAGACCCCGAGAGAGAGGATTTCACCCCCGCCAACATTGACGTTACCCACCGCTTCCTCATGGAGTGCATGCGCATGTACCCGATCGTCTCCATGTCCATTCGAAACGTGATGAATACGTGTGTGGTCGAGGACTACGAGCTGCCCATGGGGGAACGGATCCACATCGCCATGACCGCCACGCATTACATGAGCGAGGTCTTTCCCGACCCCTACAAGTTCGACATCGACCGCTACCTGCCGTCGCGCCATGAACACCGAAGCCCCGGGTACGCCCCGTACGGGCTGGGCACGCATAAGTGTCTCGGCACCCGGTGGATGGAGCTGCACCTGGCGGCCAACTTGCTGATGCTGGCGCACTACTTCACGATTGAGGTGTCGCCGGCGAAGTACAAGCACAAGCTCCGTTTCAGTCCGTTCCCGTCGCTGAAACCGAGCAAGAAGCTGAAGTTCCGCATCTCCCAGCAGAGACGGGAGCTGTTCACCTGA
- a CDS encoding D-tyrosyl-tRNA(Tyr) deacylase, which yields MRALIQRVCRATVRVEEQVVGQIDRGLLILLGISDTDGLSDMEYVAEKCVNLRIFEDDQGKMNRSLLDTGGQALVVSQFTLHADTRKGRRPSFNRAAPPDIANSIYEQFVQRLRTFGIYTETGVFGAYMQVEIHNTGPVTLMIDSEI from the coding sequence GTGCGGGCATTGATTCAGCGGGTATGCAGGGCAACGGTTCGCGTTGAAGAACAGGTCGTTGGTCAAATTGACCGCGGTCTTTTGATTTTGCTGGGTATTAGCGATACCGATGGTCTTTCAGATATGGAATATGTTGCCGAGAAATGTGTAAATTTGAGAATTTTTGAAGACGATCAGGGCAAAATGAACAGATCCTTGCTCGACACAGGCGGGCAGGCGCTGGTAGTTTCGCAATTTACCCTGCACGCCGATACCCGCAAAGGTCGCCGCCCGAGTTTTAATCGGGCAGCTCCGCCAGATATTGCCAACTCCATATACGAGCAATTTGTCCAGCGCCTCCGCACCTTTGGCATTTACACTGAAACCGGCGTTTTTGGCGCATATATGCAGGTCGAAATTCACAACACTGGTCCCGTTACATTGATGATTGACTCAGAGATATGA
- the maf gene encoding septum formation protein Maf → MKKLILASASPRRASLLRLLDIPFEIAPSNVNEALDTILSPAEHVREIAQRKTKAVVHRFDHALVLGADTVVVLEDAIFGKPNDAKHAEDMLARLSGKTHQVYTGLTLTDTETGLTLTEVATTYVTMRVLSSEDIARYVATGDSMDKAGAYGAQGRASAFIQSISGCFYNVVGLPLACFWSLYHRLVGQSLWTIIPENSDAIDI, encoded by the coding sequence ATGAAGAAACTGATTCTCGCTTCTGCCTCACCCAGGCGTGCGAGTTTATTGCGCTTGTTGGATATTCCGTTTGAGATCGCGCCGAGCAATGTCAATGAGGCTCTGGATACCATCTTGTCACCTGCCGAACACGTGCGGGAAATCGCACAGCGGAAAACAAAGGCGGTTGTCCATCGTTTTGACCACGCGCTCGTTTTGGGAGCCGATACAGTTGTGGTATTGGAAGATGCAATTTTCGGGAAACCGAATGACGCTAAACACGCCGAAGACATGCTGGCACGACTTTCGGGAAAAACCCATCAGGTCTATACAGGGTTGACTCTCACAGATACGGAAACCGGACTGACTCTCACAGAAGTTGCTACTACCTACGTCACCATGCGCGTGCTATCATCGGAGGATATCGCACGCTATGTCGCCACTGGGGATTCTATGGACAAAGCCGGTGCTTATGGCGCGCAGGGGCGTGCATCTGCATTTATTCAATCTATATCTGGTTGCTTCTACAATGTGGTGGGCTTGCCGCTTGCGTGCTTTTGGAGCCTTTATCATCGTCTGGTCGGGCAATCGCTTTGGACGATCATACCCGAAAATAGTGATGCGATAGACATTTAA
- the priA gene encoding primosomal protein N', with product MAHPFAQIVPLGTSLDTFTYRIPDDLQNDLQTGYRVLVPFGERWVTGIVVGFCETCDLPSNRVKTIAQILDSHPLVTPSMLELCKWMAWYYLCSLSEVISAALPSGIHLDSGQHFALEKNFDDAISRLLSPRQREVVTVLGELGSASMRQLQKRLGKQGVQPAIYGLLRRGVLVAFQKMSAPKVKTKTQRAVALVPDDSRWFDLELPTLEKRAPRQAQCIRLLRSANRPLLTAQLSAEGISSGVLREMAKRNLICFINREVVRDPYADTDLPPPEDVTLTPHQARAIQAIGQSIDENAFQVHLLRGVTGSGKTLVYIRAVAHALASGKGAIVLVPEITLTPQTVRRFRAHFGDRVAVLHSALSPGERYDAWREVRRGKRAVVIGARSAIFAPVENLGLIIIDEEHDGSYKQDDPAPRYNARDVAVMRAHLQNLPIVLGSATPSLESHHNAQTGKFSTLILPERIDNRPLPTVTLVDMRHEGGSLFSRPLREKMRERIEKGERTILLQNRRGYAPAVQCADCGESFQCDHCQVTLTYHATRRLMLCHYCGYIEPSPSACPSCNSSNFHLLGVGTQRVEETLEAQFPGVRVLRMDVDTTRRKGAHDRILSRFSRGEADILLGTQMIAKGLDFPGVTLVGVISADTSIHLPDFRASERTFQLLTQVSGRAGRGEIPGEVVIQTYMPDGEAVQCAQCHDFEAFAQRELSARQSLGYPPFGRVVLLLFKGKDEHEVARAAGIIAQALREQTPPDVEILGPVQAPLARIQSTYRWQVLLKSDSHSHLNAAARNAAAQFAPNKRRSRGVTLAINVDPMSML from the coding sequence ATGGCGCACCCTTTCGCACAAATCGTTCCCCTGGGCACATCCCTCGATACATTTACCTACCGCATTCCCGACGATCTCCAGAACGATCTCCAAACGGGCTACCGCGTCCTTGTCCCTTTTGGAGAACGCTGGGTTACGGGTATTGTCGTCGGCTTTTGCGAAACGTGCGATCTGCCCTCCAATCGCGTCAAGACCATTGCCCAAATCCTGGATTCACATCCTCTTGTGACACCGTCGATGCTCGAATTGTGCAAGTGGATGGCCTGGTATTATCTGTGCAGTCTCTCGGAGGTCATCTCTGCGGCTCTTCCATCGGGTATTCACCTGGATAGTGGGCAGCATTTTGCCCTTGAAAAAAACTTTGACGACGCGATCAGTCGCCTGCTTTCGCCGCGTCAGCGCGAGGTCGTCACTGTATTGGGCGAACTCGGTTCGGCATCGATGCGACAACTTCAAAAACGACTTGGAAAACAGGGCGTACAGCCCGCGATATACGGCCTTTTGAGGCGGGGTGTTCTGGTCGCGTTTCAAAAGATGTCAGCACCTAAAGTAAAAACCAAGACCCAGCGTGCAGTGGCACTTGTGCCCGATGATTCGCGCTGGTTTGACCTGGAATTGCCCACACTGGAAAAACGCGCACCCCGCCAGGCGCAGTGTATTCGCCTTCTGCGTTCGGCAAATCGCCCCCTGTTGACCGCACAGCTGTCCGCAGAAGGGATTTCATCGGGCGTACTGAGAGAAATGGCCAAGCGCAATTTGATCTGTTTTATTAATCGCGAAGTAGTGCGCGACCCTTATGCCGACACCGATCTTCCTCCGCCAGAGGATGTAACGCTCACGCCCCATCAAGCGCGGGCTATCCAGGCGATTGGACAAAGCATTGATGAAAACGCCTTTCAGGTTCACCTTTTGCGCGGGGTGACGGGTAGCGGAAAAACACTGGTTTATATTCGGGCGGTTGCACACGCACTCGCATCGGGAAAAGGCGCGATTGTTCTGGTGCCGGAAATCACTCTGACGCCGCAGACCGTCCGTCGCTTTCGCGCCCATTTTGGCGATCGCGTCGCGGTTTTGCACAGTGCATTGTCCCCTGGTGAACGCTACGATGCCTGGCGCGAGGTTCGCAGGGGAAAACGCGCCGTTGTTATTGGTGCGCGCTCAGCTATTTTTGCACCTGTCGAAAATCTGGGCCTTATCATCATCGACGAAGAACACGATGGTTCTTACAAACAAGACGATCCCGCACCTCGTTACAATGCGCGGGATGTCGCTGTGATGCGCGCCCATCTGCAAAATCTGCCCATTGTTCTGGGCTCGGCAACCCCTTCTCTCGAGTCGCATCACAATGCACAGACGGGAAAATTCAGCACTTTAATATTGCCAGAGCGCATCGACAATCGTCCATTGCCCACTGTCACACTCGTGGATATGCGGCACGAAGGTGGCAGTTTGTTTTCTCGCCCGCTTCGGGAAAAGATGCGCGAACGCATTGAAAAGGGCGAACGCACCATTTTGCTTCAAAACCGGCGCGGGTACGCGCCTGCGGTTCAATGCGCCGACTGTGGGGAAAGTTTCCAGTGCGATCACTGTCAGGTTACCCTGACTTATCACGCGACCCGACGCCTGATGCTCTGTCATTATTGCGGTTATATTGAGCCATCCCCCTCGGCGTGTCCGTCGTGTAACAGCAGCAATTTTCATTTGCTGGGCGTGGGGACACAGCGCGTTGAAGAGACCCTCGAAGCGCAATTTCCCGGTGTGCGCGTTTTGCGAATGGATGTGGATACCACGCGCCGCAAGGGCGCGCATGACCGCATACTCAGTCGCTTTTCCCGAGGCGAGGCCGATATTTTGCTCGGTACGCAGATGATCGCCAAGGGGCTCGATTTTCCCGGTGTGACACTCGTCGGCGTTATTTCTGCGGATACGAGTATCCATTTGCCGGATTTTCGCGCCAGCGAACGCACATTCCAATTGCTGACTCAGGTCAGTGGGCGCGCCGGACGAGGCGAGATTCCGGGGGAAGTCGTTATTCAAACTTATATGCCCGATGGCGAGGCCGTGCAATGCGCACAGTGCCACGATTTTGAAGCTTTTGCACAGCGCGAACTCAGTGCGCGTCAAAGTCTGGGTTACCCGCCCTTTGGACGCGTGGTGCTTTTGCTCTTTAAGGGCAAAGATGAACACGAAGTCGCACGCGCGGCTGGCATAATCGCTCAGGCTTTGCGCGAACAAACACCCCCCGATGTTGAAATTCTGGGTCCTGTACAGGCTCCTCTCGCACGTATCCAGAGCACCTATCGCTGGCAGGTTTTGCTCAAGTCCGATTCGCACAGCCATCTCAATGCCGCCGCCCGCAATGCCGCCGCGCAATTTGCTCCTAATAAACGCCGATCTCGCGGTGTGACTCTGGCGATCAATGTCGATCCGATGTCGATGCTTTGA
- a CDS encoding methyltransferase domain-containing protein: MRLCKLSRELRDAYRGSGVARRVQHFDGWLDRAVLEPGGAGGYDHTETVKDYYDLCSGFMVWGWGQSLHFAPLTPHESLEESKVRHQRLMISKLELQQGMTVVDVGCGVGAPMRRVVREAGVRVVGININEIQLEEAKRLNAEAGLDHMVDFETCSFMDMSTIEDDTFDRGYAIESTCHAPDKQRAFGEVFRVLKPGALFWGQEMCLTGKFDPKDDRHRAIKEDLMRGIALKDIATFGEVNHALEAAGFQVMEGMDRAILEGPSTPWYQPMESRHGTVGNALRRLPWGRKA, translated from the coding sequence ATGCGGCTGTGCAAACTGTCAAGAGAGCTGAGAGATGCGTACCGGGGATCGGGCGTCGCACGTCGAGTGCAGCACTTCGACGGCTGGCTCGACCGGGCGGTGCTGGAGCCCGGTGGCGCGGGCGGGTACGATCACACGGAAACAGTGAAAGACTATTACGACCTTTGTAGCGGGTTCATGGTGTGGGGCTGGGGCCAGTCCCTGCACTTCGCGCCCCTCACGCCTCATGAGAGTCTGGAGGAGTCCAAGGTCCGGCATCAGCGGCTGATGATTTCCAAGTTGGAGCTACAACAGGGTATGACGGTGGTCGACGTTGGTTGTGGAGTCGGCGCCCCCATGCGCCGCGTCGTCCGTGAGGCTGGTGTCAGGGTTGTAGGAATCAACATCAATGAGATCCAGTTGGAAGAGGCGAAGAGGTTGAACGCCGAGGCGGGGCTTGATCACATGGTCGATTTCGAGACGTGCAGCTTCATGGACATGAGCACCATTGAGGACGACACCTTTGACCGGGGTTATGCCATAGAGTCAACGTGCCATGCACCAGACAAGCAACGCGCCTTCGGAGAGGTATTCCGCGTGCTAAAACCCGGTGCCCTGTTCTGGGGGCAGGAAATGTGCCTGACGGGCAAGTTCGATCCGAAGGACGACCGGCATCGGGCCATCAAGGAGGATCTCATGCGCGGCATTGCGCTGAAGGACATCGCCACCTTCGGGGAAGTGAATCACGCGCTCGAAGCCGCGGGATTCCAAGTCATGGAAGGGATGGACCGGGCGATCCTGGAAGGACCCTCCACTCCTTGGTATCAACCCATGGAGAGTCGCCATGGGACGGTCGGAAACGCCTTGCGCAGGCTTCCGTGGGGCCGTAAAGCGG